The following proteins are co-located in the Candidatus Phytoplasma asteris genome:
- a CDS encoding ribonuclease J, giving the protein MNDIKFFALGGLGESGKNFYVLQINESYFLLDAGLKYPNTALYGIDSMIADYYKLQDIKDKIKGVFLSSAFETNLGALPYLMKDFDIPVYASYFTMQVLKAHFQSHKINYRNFNLQIVKSDERLIFDDVAVAFFATSQLIPETLGMVFQTKRGSIVYSGDLKLLHSKNKFFQTNFTRLAQLAQPKVLAFLPSCRGAFSTSAHNNDASSFEHKLNNYFSNHLLKSEGIIVIPSLMPDLLKIQSIVDLACRLNFKITFLGRKSEKIIDIALKKGFLKVPSFNLVELKTLEDSKKHPKLVVFVLGKHFESLFHLQKMCQKTDTLIHLTPQDLVLLMSKEMAGIAKMQSQTLDLLSRHNIQAHVLVKDLDACSNDYEKTLKLMLNFLKPQYIIPVMGEYRHQYQVQKIAQSLGFKLNQTFLLENGSIWHCDPQKDAFAESNTGVLTEILIDGTPVIGGQDFIMKDRELLAADGVVIVVANVNAKHKKIVGAPQLVSKGFLADSETSHIFPKLKAIFDEKSEIFLKKKYLKWNDFKKNIRESLVKFLFKETKKRPIVIPIFISVKSE; this is encoded by the coding sequence GTGAATGACATTAAATTTTTTGCTTTAGGAGGACTGGGCGAAAGTGGAAAAAATTTTTACGTCTTGCAAATTAACGAATCTTATTTTTTACTTGATGCTGGACTAAAATATCCCAATACCGCTCTTTATGGCATCGATTCTATGATTGCTGATTATTACAAATTACAAGATATCAAAGACAAGATTAAAGGCGTTTTTTTATCATCAGCTTTTGAAACCAATTTGGGTGCCTTGCCTTACTTGATGAAAGATTTTGATATCCCTGTTTATGCTTCTTATTTTACGATGCAAGTTCTAAAAGCGCATTTTCAAAGTCATAAAATTAATTACCGCAATTTTAATCTACAAATCGTTAAAAGCGATGAAAGACTTATTTTTGATGATGTGGCAGTGGCTTTTTTTGCTACATCGCAATTGATTCCTGAAACATTGGGAATGGTTTTTCAAACTAAACGAGGTAGCATCGTTTACTCTGGCGACCTTAAATTATTGCATTCTAAAAATAAATTTTTTCAAACTAATTTTACAAGATTAGCTCAATTAGCACAACCCAAAGTACTTGCCTTTTTGCCTTCTTGTCGTGGGGCTTTTAGCACATCTGCGCATAATAATGATGCATCGAGTTTTGAGCACAAATTGAATAACTATTTTAGCAATCACTTGCTTAAATCCGAAGGTATTATTGTTATTCCTTCTTTGATGCCTGATTTGTTAAAAATTCAATCCATAGTGGATTTGGCATGTAGACTTAATTTTAAAATAACTTTTTTAGGTAGAAAAAGTGAAAAAATTATTGATATTGCTTTGAAAAAAGGTTTTTTAAAAGTGCCTTCCTTCAATTTAGTGGAATTAAAAACACTAGAAGACTCCAAAAAACATCCAAAATTAGTTGTCTTTGTGCTAGGTAAACATTTTGAATCTTTGTTTCATTTGCAAAAAATGTGTCAAAAAACAGACACTTTAATTCATTTAACGCCCCAAGATTTAGTGTTGTTAATGTCCAAAGAAATGGCAGGAATTGCCAAAATGCAATCTCAAACCCTAGATCTTTTGTCACGCCACAATATTCAAGCCCATGTTTTGGTAAAAGACCTAGACGCTTGTTCCAATGATTATGAAAAAACCCTCAAATTGATGCTTAATTTTTTAAAACCTCAATACATTATTCCTGTTATGGGTGAATATCGTCATCAATATCAAGTGCAAAAAATTGCCCAAAGTTTAGGATTCAAACTCAACCAAACTTTCTTGTTAGAAAATGGCAGTATTTGGCATTGTGACCCACAAAAAGATGCCTTTGCCGAATCTAATACTGGCGTTCTTACAGAAATTTTAATTGATGGTACTCCCGTTATTGGTGGGCAAGATTTTATTATGAAAGACCGTGAACTTTTAGCAGCGGATGGAGTTGTAATTGTTGTTGCCAATGTTAATGCTAAACACAAAAAAATAGTAGGTGCTCCACAATTAGTAAGTAAAGGCTTTTTGGCAGATTCTGAAACTAGTCATATTTTTCCTAAGTTAAAAGCTATTTTTGATGAAAAAAGTGAAATTTTTTTGAAAAAAAAGTATCTTAAATGGAATGATTTCAAAAAAAATATTAGAGAATCATTAGTTAAATTTTTATTCAAAGAAACTAAAAAAAGACCTATTGTTATTCCTATTTTCATTAGTGTTAAAAGTGAATAA
- a CDS encoding HAD-IIB family hydrolase, with translation MKKLIFFDIDGTLRSNKNKAILPQTKALIKELSQGPNVVLGIATGRSYARLGVLKELRPLFKYLVLCNGALTMQSQKTQEEKVLNEVCFDQKDVMQVKKAAATNGVALTLFTLDQIFAIDLQNDQTLNNINSFKGEQKLVLNDAFFEQQKVYQMVLLHEKENDKEKIQQFLKDMPQLKAYFWDSGFVDIMYQKIDKSYGIKQIKALYPDHQLICMGDGPNDFEMLKLADVAITMGNTKIEDLKNIANFVSPHIDEDRMYDFFKTKKII, from the coding sequence ATGAAAAAACTAATTTTTTTTGATATTGACGGCACTTTAAGAAGTAATAAAAATAAAGCTATTTTGCCTCAGACAAAAGCGTTAATCAAAGAGCTTTCACAAGGTCCTAATGTAGTTTTAGGAATTGCTACAGGCAGAAGTTATGCTAGATTAGGAGTTTTAAAAGAATTAAGACCTTTATTTAAATATTTAGTTTTGTGCAACGGCGCTCTTACAATGCAATCACAAAAGACGCAAGAAGAAAAAGTCCTTAATGAGGTTTGTTTTGACCAAAAAGATGTTATGCAAGTAAAAAAAGCAGCTGCTACAAATGGAGTTGCTTTAACTCTTTTTACCTTGGACCAAATTTTTGCCATAGATTTACAAAACGACCAAACACTCAACAATATTAACAGTTTTAAAGGGGAACAAAAACTAGTTCTAAATGATGCTTTTTTTGAGCAACAAAAAGTTTATCAAATGGTATTATTACATGAAAAAGAAAACGATAAAGAAAAGATACAACAATTTTTAAAAGATATGCCCCAATTAAAAGCTTACTTTTGGGATAGTGGTTTTGTTGATATAATGTATCAAAAAATAGACAAATCATACGGAATTAAGCAAATTAAGGCTCTTTATCCCGATCATCAATTAATTTGTATGGGAGACGGTCCCAACGACTTTGAAATGCTTAAATTAGCTGATGTGGCAATTACTATGGGAAATACCAAAATAGAAGATTTAAAAAATATTGCTAATTTTGTAAGCCCTCATATTGATGAAGACCGCATGTATGATTTTTTTAAGACTAAAAAAATAATTTAA
- a CDS encoding DegV family protein — protein sequence MKIKVATTSTSCLDYYSHSCDIDIFRIKILIDDQEYIDGKTMKYDQFYQMFKNNPDFMPKTSQVSVGEMVVYFEKLALQGYQKVFVTTLSSALSGTYNAIIQAGKMVSDKIEVHCYDTKTVCFCEGFFALEAYRLFAEGKSLEQVVKHLDFIKENNTIFFMTKKLTQLIKNGRLVGVKSFLGRLLRINPILQVQQDGKIALIKKTLSSHKALLAITSKIKEYTQNHDYQIHLIFTGHPELKNEFQQVLETQLGLKNLVQIPLTPVVGCHVGDSAIGVGIIRKPKFQK from the coding sequence GTGAAAATAAAAGTTGCAACCACTTCTACTAGTTGTCTCGATTATTACTCGCATTCTTGTGATATTGACATTTTTAGAATCAAAATTTTAATCGACGATCAAGAATATATTGATGGTAAAACCATGAAATACGATCAATTTTATCAAATGTTTAAAAACAACCCTGATTTTATGCCTAAAACTTCGCAAGTATCGGTTGGCGAAATGGTAGTTTATTTTGAAAAGTTAGCTTTACAAGGTTATCAAAAAGTTTTTGTAACTACGCTATCTTCTGCTTTAAGCGGCACTTATAATGCTATTATTCAAGCAGGAAAAATGGTATCAGATAAAATTGAGGTACACTGTTATGACACTAAAACTGTCTGTTTTTGTGAAGGTTTTTTTGCCCTAGAAGCTTATCGTTTATTTGCAGAAGGCAAATCCCTAGAACAAGTTGTTAAGCATTTAGATTTCATTAAAGAAAATAATACCATTTTTTTTATGACCAAAAAGCTTACACAATTAATTAAAAATGGACGTTTAGTAGGAGTAAAAAGTTTTTTGGGGCGCCTTTTGAGAATAAATCCCATTTTGCAAGTTCAACAAGATGGCAAAATTGCCTTAATTAAAAAGACTTTAAGTTCCCACAAAGCACTTTTAGCCATAACTTCTAAAATCAAAGAATATACCCAAAATCATGATTATCAAATCCATTTAATTTTTACAGGGCACCCTGAATTAAAAAACGAGTTTCAACAAGTTTTAGAAACCCAATTAGGCTTAAAAAATTTAGTACAAATCCCTTTAACTCCTGTTGTTGGGTGTCATGTAGGAGACAGCGCTATTGGAGTAGGAATTATTAGAAAACCTAAATTTCAAAAATAG